From Pseudobdellovibrio exovorus JSS, a single genomic window includes:
- a CDS encoding DUF4156 domain-containing protein: MTKARASHLVLGLLIAAFAGCTSVDVVPGSERVRVFESEPKGCLYIGEVSSIQKKRELSTLATEMSLDTRIDLRNKAYKLGANVLVFMKPKSAVGTTSATATAPKATEPVKVVEVESDSSSDEASSSSEGPLVFLATAFKCPSGILNQ; the protein is encoded by the coding sequence ATGACGAAAGCTAGAGCGAGCCATCTTGTTTTAGGATTATTAATAGCTGCGTTTGCTGGGTGTACCTCAGTGGATGTGGTACCAGGGTCCGAGCGAGTTCGAGTTTTTGAGTCCGAGCCGAAAGGCTGTCTTTATATCGGAGAGGTTTCTAGCATTCAAAAAAAACGTGAGCTGAGCACCTTAGCCACTGAAATGTCTTTGGACACGCGTATCGACTTGCGCAATAAGGCTTATAAGCTGGGAGCCAACGTCCTTGTCTTTATGAAGCCGAAAAGTGCGGTCGGGACAACATCAGCGACGGCGACAGCTCCTAAAGCTACTGAGCCGGTTAAAGTGGTCGAGGTTGAGTCTGATAGTTCCTCTGATGAGGCTTCGAGCTCAAGCGAGGGACCCTTGGTTTTCCTTGCGACGGCCTTTAAATGCCCTTCGGGAATATTAAATCAATAA
- the infC gene encoding translation initiation factor IF-3: protein MNTFQPRPRGPSKFDRDKKREKDGLRVNRDIRAPQVRLIDEEGKMLGVMSVPEALRIAEDRGLDLLEIAPNAQPPTCKIMDYGKYKYEEKKKAAASRKNQVIVTIKEIQMRPRTDQHDFETKMKHARRFLLEGDKVKVNLRFMGREMAHQETGLAVVNKAIEYVKDLATVEAPPKTEGKNMFTMLAPDPAKIKEYLKANPNKKDEPLEPMKEEADDES from the coding sequence ATTAATACATTTCAGCCGCGCCCTAGGGGCCCATCAAAATTTGATCGTGATAAAAAAAGAGAAAAAGACGGATTACGCGTTAACCGCGATATCCGAGCCCCTCAAGTCAGATTGATTGATGAAGAAGGAAAAATGCTTGGCGTTATGTCTGTACCCGAGGCTTTAAGAATCGCGGAAGATCGCGGATTAGATTTACTTGAGATTGCTCCAAATGCTCAGCCTCCAACGTGTAAAATCATGGACTACGGCAAGTACAAATATGAAGAGAAAAAGAAAGCCGCAGCTTCAAGAAAAAACCAAGTGATCGTCACTATTAAAGAGATCCAAATGCGTCCACGCACGGATCAACATGACTTTGAAACTAAAATGAAACACGCTCGTCGCTTCCTTTTGGAAGGTGATAAAGTAAAAGTGAATCTGCGTTTCATGGGACGTGAAATGGCCCATCAAGAAACAGGTTTGGCTGTTGTGAATAAGGCTATTGAGTACGTAAAAGACTTAGCAACTGTTGAGGCTCCGCCAAAAACAGAAGGAAAAAACATGTTCACCATGTTGGCTCCGGACCCAGCTAAAATTAAAGAGTACTTAAAAGCGAATCCGAATAAAAAAGATGAACCTCTTGAGCCAATGAAGGAAGAGGCGGATGACGAAAGCTAG